A region from the Lolium perenne isolate Kyuss_39 chromosome 4, Kyuss_2.0, whole genome shotgun sequence genome encodes:
- the LOC127292161 gene encoding formin-like protein 18, translating to MRRPRSKLKLLLSACLISLLLLTPTDCDGLQLVAAIRMNLFWPPAPPHRPLPSVIGDELYTQVEQLWLNRGLDRILLQDVKNQSHHTILFNIISNSYRTNYKFEERMITSLLHEVANTLQDCLSKHNSVLPHGFSGHSQVEEEAGSLLSNSNNLKLPFASKIRYLIEGTSASHFSLSPPAKEEIRSTLFSEAESRPLVTSIKKSSNAEGGKKSKDKDSDSSTVVLGLAVGCVALVALIVYFCACRGDDSASPYDLGRDDKPLLGLTGSSRKSSATPIDVSRLGALSRSSSEIPQSEFAVPIKLHIPQPSAKLKSVGAMSMKEELMERHSRMSCHEITTVAGQPTIPKSLAEKAAGSSATSNVVTPAGPPPPPPPALPGKAPPPPPALTGKAPPPPPAIPGKAPPPPPPAPGAPAPPPPPPGASAAPPPPPPGASAPPPPPPPGASAPPPPPPPGASAPPPPPKPAGPPPPPAPRTGGGSGPGPPPPPPKKGGPPGAGPPPPALPGGPKKGGPPPFKKPGAAAPVAESSKTKLKPFFWDKVNASPNQAMVWDQLKAGSFQFNEEMIETLFGCNAVDKKSTDGKKEPAKEATQLVRILDAKKAQNLSISLKALSVSAADVRTAVTEGHELPSDLIQTLIRWIPTSDEELKLRLYNGEMSQLGPAEQFLKTIIEIPYIFQRLEVLLFMASLPEEAASVKQSFETLEVACQELRHNRLFKKLLEAVLKTGNRMNDGTFRGGAQAFKLDTLLKLADVKGVDGKTTLLHFVVQEIIRSEGIRAVRAAKDQNSSISSVSSTDDLSEDVSDDTEHYKQLGLTVVSNLGEDLQNVRKAAILDADAMTIMVASLGHRLVKANEFLNTSMKSLEEESGFQHKLVQFIEQSQVQVTHLLEEEKRLRLLVRTTVDYFHGSTGKDEGLRLFVIVRDFLVILDRVCREVKEAAAKAAAAIKKEAAAAKAAAAPTAPPTRGRQPSQTSMPRQHLKPAIQGRRGKAHSSSSSSDSDD from the exons ATGAGGCGGCCGAGGAGCAAATTGAAATTGCTCCTCAGCGCATGCCTCATCTCTCTCCTACTCCTCACGCCCACAGACTGTGACGGGCTGCAGCTAGTCGCCGCAATCAGGATGAACTTATTTTGGCCACCAGCACCTCCCCATCGGCCTCTTCCAAGTGTAATAGGTGATGAATTG TACACACAGGTGGAACAATTGTGGCTCAACCGTGGTCTAGATAGGATACTCCTTCAAGATGTCAAAAATCAATcccaccacaccattttattcaaTATAATCAGCAATTCCTATAGAACAAATTATAAGTTCGAGGAAAGAATGATCACTTCTTTGTTGCATGAAGTTGCCAATACTCTCCAGGACTGCTTGAGTAAGCATAATTCAGTTTTGCCACATGGCTTCTCAGGACATAgccaggtggaggaggaggcaggAAGCTTATTGTCAAATTCCAATAATTTGAAGCTGCCTTTTGCATCAAAAATAAGATATCTCATCGAAGGAACTTCAGCATCACATTTTTCTTTGTCACCGCCAGCAAAAGAAGAAATCAGGAGCACTTTGTTTTCCGAAGCAGAGTCTCGTCCACTGGTCACTAGCATAAAAAAGTCTTCTAACGCAGAGGGGGGAAAGAAGAGCAAGGACAAAGACTCAGATTCATCCACTGTTGTCTTGGGTTTGGCAGTGGGCTGCGTAGCATTGGTGGCTCTTATTGTGTACTTTTGTGCTTGTCGTGGAGATGATTCAGCGTCGCCATATGACCTTGGGAGAGATGATAAACCACTCCTAGGTTTGACAG GTTCTTCCCGTAAGTCCAGTGCTACACCAATCGATGTCAGTAGGTTGGGAGCATTATCGCGCAGTTCGTCTGAGATCCCGCAGTCAGAATTTGCAGTACCAATCAAGTTGCATATTCCACAGCCATCCGCGAAGTTGAAGTCAGTAGGAGCGATGTCAATGAAGGAAGAACTAATGGAGCGGCATAGCAGGATGAGCTGTCACGAAATAACAACCGTGGCTGGACAGCCGACGATACCTAAGTCCCTAGCCGAGAAGGCTGCAGGTTCTTCTGCTACTAGTAATGTAGTTACACCTGCaggtccaccaccaccacctcctccagctCTTCCTGGAAaggctcctccgcctcctccagcTCTTACTGGAAaggctcctccgcctcctccagcTATACCTGGAAaggctcctccacctcctccacctgcACCCggtgcacctgcaccaccaccaccaccaccaggagcatcagcagcaccaccaccaccaccaccaggagcatcagcaccaccaccaccaccaccaccaggagcatcagcaccaccaccaccaccaccaccaggagcatcagcaccaccaccacctccgaagCCAGCcgggcctccaccaccacctgctCCAAGAACTGGAGGTGGATCAGGACCtggacctccacctccaccacctaaAAAAGGTGGACCACCTGGAGCTGGACCTCCGCCGCCAGCACTGCCCGGTGGTCCTAAAAAAGGTGGACCACCGCCGTTTAAGAAGCCAGGAGCGGCAGCTCCTGTTGCAGAATCTTCAAAAACAAAGTTGAAGCCCTTCTTCTGGGACAAGGTTAATGCAAGTCCAAATCAAGCAATGGTGTGGGATCAACTTAAAGCCGGATCCTTCCA GTTTAATGAGGAGATGATCGAAACTCTTTTTGGTTGCAACGCTGTGGACAAGAAGAGTACCGATGGCAAAAAAGAGCCAGCAAAGGAAGCTACTCAACTTGTTAGGATCCTAGATGCTAAAAAGGCACAAAATTTGTCAATATCACTGAAGGCACTCAGTGTTTCAGCTGCAGATGTACGTACTGCAGTTACAGAAG GGCATGAACTCCCCTCTGATTTGATACAAACATTGATACGGTGGATCCCAACCAGTGACGAGGAGCTAAAGCTTCGACTGTACAATGGAGAGATGAGCCAGCTTGGTCCGGCGGAGCAATTCTTGAAGACCATCATTGAAATCCCATACATTTTCCAGCGCTTGGAGGTGTTACTTTTCATGGCCAGTTTGCCGGAAGAAGCTGCAAGTGTGAAGCAGTCATTTGAAACCCTAGAG GTAGCCTGCCAAGAGCTTAGGCACAACCGTCTTTTCAAGAAGCTACTGGAGGCTGTACTTAAAACCGGTAACCGAATGAATGATGGCACCTTTCGAGGGGGAGCACAAGCATTCAAACTAGATACCCTCCTGAAGCTGGCTGATGTCAAGGGGGTCGACGGCAAGACAACGCTGCTGCATTTCGTCGTCCAGGAGATCATCCGCTCGGAGGGCATCCGCGCGGTGCGGGCGGCCAAGGACCAGAACAGCAGCATCTCCAGCGTGAGCAGCACCGATGATCTCAGTGAGGATGTTAGCGACGACACGGAGCACTACAAGCAGCTGGGCCTCACCGTGGTATCGAACCTAGGGGAGGACCTCCAGAACGTCCGTAAGGCAGCGATCCTGGATGCTGATGCGATGACCATCATGGTGGCGAGCCTCGGGCACAGACTGGTGAAGGCAAACGAGTTCCTGAACACGAGCATGAAGAGCTTGGAGGAGGAGAGCGGGTTCCAACACAAGTTGGTCCAGTTCATAGAGCAGTCCCAGGTGCAGGTGACCCACCtgctggaggaggagaagaggctTCGCTTGCTGGTGCGCACCACCGTGGATTACTTCCACGGCAGCACTGGGAAGGATGAGGGCTTACGCCTGTTTGTCATCGTGCGTGACTTCCTGGTGATACTGGACAGGGTGTGCAGGGAGGTGAAAGAGGCAGCTGCCAAAGCAGCCGCTGCTATCAAGAAAGAGGCGGCCGCCGCCAAAGCTGCCGCGGCACCGACGGCACCGCCCACAAGGGGCAGGCAACCGTCCCAGACGTCCATGCCTCGACAGCATCTGAAGCCTGCCATCCAAGGCCGAAGGGGAAAGGCACACAGCAGCTCCAGCTCATCTGATTCTGATGACTGA